A stretch of Halomonas elongata DSM 2581 DNA encodes these proteins:
- a CDS encoding efflux RND transporter periplasmic adaptor subunit codes for MPRRRPSTSILLAIALGLALLLWLAFGDISSFRDEPPSAAESEAPPPPRVEVETHHAEPYAPTLVVQGHLEAYHELELRARLSGRVEALPVPQGGRVERGDELLRLEQDALPERLEQAEAELALARAELSGARGLRDRELISNPEFLRRQSAVSAAAAELADLRRQLDDTRTQAPFPGVLDRIDVDPGELLQVGETWGRLVDDSRLTAKAWVPQRKALSLEPGLPARIRLLDGSTLEGELDHVASRADEATRSFAIEVTLDNPEHRRLAGASATVELTLPSRRVHRLSSALLELDEQGQLAVKHLDRQDRVVRDTVELVSSNDQEARVTGLPEQIRLITLGGGFVDPGDVVTPVPADETETAADMERP; via the coding sequence ATGCCACGCCGACGCCCCTCTACTTCTATCCTGCTGGCCATCGCGCTCGGCCTGGCCCTGTTGCTATGGCTCGCTTTCGGCGACATTTCGAGCTTCCGCGATGAACCGCCATCGGCAGCGGAGTCCGAAGCGCCTCCCCCGCCTCGCGTCGAGGTCGAGACGCATCATGCCGAGCCCTATGCACCAACACTCGTGGTACAGGGCCACCTCGAGGCATATCACGAACTCGAGCTGCGCGCCCGACTGTCCGGCCGGGTGGAAGCACTTCCGGTTCCGCAGGGCGGGCGCGTCGAGCGCGGCGACGAGTTGCTGAGGCTCGAACAAGACGCCCTGCCCGAGCGCCTGGAACAGGCCGAGGCGGAATTGGCCCTGGCTCGCGCCGAGCTGTCCGGTGCCCGTGGGTTGCGCGACCGCGAGCTCATCTCCAATCCCGAGTTCCTGCGTCGCCAGAGCGCGGTGAGCGCCGCCGCCGCCGAACTCGCCGACCTGCGCCGCCAGTTGGACGACACGCGCACCCAGGCGCCCTTCCCCGGCGTACTGGATCGGATCGACGTCGACCCGGGCGAGCTGCTGCAGGTCGGAGAGACCTGGGGGCGGCTGGTCGACGATTCACGGCTCACCGCCAAGGCCTGGGTCCCCCAGCGCAAGGCCCTGTCGCTGGAACCCGGCCTGCCCGCTCGGATACGTCTGCTCGATGGCTCGACCCTCGAGGGTGAACTCGACCATGTCGCCAGTCGCGCCGACGAGGCCACGCGCAGCTTCGCCATCGAGGTCACGCTGGACAACCCCGAGCACCGACGCCTGGCCGGTGCCAGCGCCACCGTCGAGCTGACGCTTCCATCACGTCGCGTGCATCGCCTGTCGTCGGCCCTGCTGGAGCTCGACGAGCAGGGCCAACTGGCGGTCAAGCACCTGGATCGCCAGGATCGAGTGGTCCGCGACACCGTCGAGCTGGTCAGCAGCAACGACCAGGAGGCCCGCGTCACGGGGCTGCCCGAGCAGATTCGCCTGATCACCCTGGGCGGCGGTTTCGTCGATCCCGGCGATGTCGTCACGCCGGTGCCCGCCGACGAAACCGAGACCGCGGCCGACATGGAGCGCCCCTGA
- a CDS encoding response regulator has product MRVEARKERFWSRLVTPILWPVLIAQLLLLAVGLIYWWLMPSQSSWSMAFWLLLALLLGGGLNVAVFLMLLKQRLRRCEHDIETRLANLADCLVRHADSTVVPHDTSRSPVTRLDDMVAAVEGLIEQWQQDMTRTRQSERHLAEELQSQRGRVERLEAERERAREASRLKSDYLAHLQQTLMPSLTALEETLDDGARRSEAVETLREQLADALALLETLDESPSPQGEASARVLIVDDGPVNLMLARQVLERQGLEVVTASSGAEALQRLGEMSVDLIFMDIFMADMDGVETCRLWREREAAMPERSRSVVVALTANTGEADRQRFEQAGMDDYLAKPYRPQDLLETVRHWLPGALAEDGDR; this is encoded by the coding sequence ATGCGAGTCGAAGCACGCAAGGAACGCTTCTGGTCACGGCTGGTTACCCCCATTCTCTGGCCGGTACTGATCGCCCAGCTGCTGCTGCTGGCGGTGGGCCTGATCTACTGGTGGCTGATGCCATCCCAGTCCTCCTGGAGCATGGCCTTCTGGCTGCTGCTGGCACTGCTGCTGGGAGGCGGTCTCAATGTGGCCGTCTTCCTGATGCTGTTGAAACAGCGTCTGCGTCGCTGCGAGCACGACATCGAGACGCGTCTCGCCAACCTGGCCGATTGCCTGGTGCGCCATGCCGATTCCACCGTCGTGCCCCACGATACGTCGCGTTCGCCGGTGACGCGACTCGATGACATGGTGGCGGCCGTCGAGGGGCTGATCGAGCAGTGGCAGCAGGACATGACCCGGACTCGCCAGTCGGAGCGTCACCTGGCCGAAGAACTGCAGTCGCAGCGCGGCCGGGTGGAGCGCCTGGAGGCCGAACGTGAGCGAGCCAGGGAGGCCTCGCGACTCAAGTCCGATTATCTTGCCCATTTGCAACAGACGTTGATGCCATCCTTGACGGCGCTGGAGGAGACGCTGGACGACGGCGCCCGGCGCTCGGAGGCCGTCGAGACCTTGCGTGAACAATTGGCCGATGCCCTGGCGTTGCTGGAAACGCTCGATGAGTCGCCTTCCCCTCAGGGCGAGGCGAGTGCCCGGGTGCTGATCGTCGATGATGGACCGGTCAATCTGATGCTGGCGCGGCAGGTGCTGGAGCGCCAGGGGCTCGAGGTCGTCACCGCGTCGAGCGGGGCGGAGGCCCTGCAGCGGCTGGGAGAGATGTCGGTCGACCTGATCTTCATGGATATCTTCATGGCCGACATGGATGGCGTCGAGACATGCCGTCTCTGGCGTGAAAGGGAAGCCGCAATGCCGGAACGCTCGCGCAGCGTGGTGGTGGCGTTGACCGCCAATACCGGAGAGGCCGACCGTCAGCGTTTCGAACAGGCCGGGATGGACGACTATCTGGCCAAGCCCTATCGCCCGCAGGACCTGCTGGAAACCGTACGCCACTGGCTGCCCGGCGCACTGGCGGAAGATGGGGATCGGTAG
- a CDS encoding NRDE family protein produces MCLIAFDFRPSSTVPLRLVANRDEFHARPTAALGAWEDAPKIIGGRDLAAGGGWLAMHENGRFAAVTNVRDPRLEAAADAPSRGALVRTALECDDLSGWLASLAEGDAFRYAGFNLLAGDGQRLWHLHRGRDTLTLAAVAPGLHGLSNATLDTPWPKLLGARQGLAASLRARWPEDALAAFADTRQASDDRLPDTGVELELERRLSAPFIIGSDYGTRATTWLEWHSNGRFDIGERRFGPQGIALGESRLSRTP; encoded by the coding sequence ATGTGCCTGATCGCCTTCGACTTCCGTCCCTCGAGCACGGTGCCACTACGCCTGGTGGCCAACCGCGACGAATTTCACGCCCGTCCGACAGCAGCGCTCGGTGCCTGGGAAGACGCCCCCAAGATCATCGGCGGTCGCGACCTGGCTGCCGGCGGGGGCTGGCTGGCGATGCACGAGAATGGCCGCTTCGCCGCCGTGACCAACGTGCGCGACCCTCGCCTCGAAGCGGCGGCAGACGCTCCCAGTCGCGGCGCCCTGGTACGCACTGCCCTGGAGTGTGACGACCTGTCGGGCTGGCTCGCCAGCCTGGCCGAGGGAGACGCCTTCCGCTATGCCGGCTTCAACCTGCTGGCAGGCGACGGGCAACGCCTCTGGCACCTGCATCGAGGCCGGGACACCCTCACCCTGGCCGCTGTCGCCCCGGGGTTGCACGGGCTGTCCAACGCCACCCTCGACACGCCCTGGCCCAAACTGCTCGGCGCGCGCCAAGGGCTCGCCGCCAGCCTGCGCGCCCGATGGCCCGAGGATGCCCTGGCCGCCTTTGCCGACACCCGCCAGGCGAGCGACGATCGACTCCCCGACACCGGTGTGGAGCTCGAACTGGAGCGACGCCTATCGGCGCCTTTCATCATCGGCAGCGACTACGGCACGCGAGCCACCACCTGGCTCGAATGGCACAGCAACGGTCGTTTCGACATCGGCGAGCGGCGCTTCGGCCCACAGGGCATCGCGCTGGGAGAAAGCCGGCTCTCTCGGACACCATGA
- a CDS encoding malate dehydrogenase → MKDPVRIAITGAAGQISYSLAFRIASGDMLGKDQPVILQLLEIPPAMDALNGVVMELNDCAFPLVQDIVASDDPNVAFKDADFALLVGARPRGPGMERKDLLEANAAIFSVQGKALNDHASRDVRVLVVGNPANTNALIASCNAPDLDAGQFTAMMRLDHNRAKTQLAQKVGKHVTDVESMIVWGNHSATQYPDLAHCKVDGKPALELVDQAWYENDFIPTVQQRGAAIIKARGASSAASAASAAIDHMRDWALGSDGIVSMGIPADGSYGIEPGIMYSYPVVCKNGQYEIVQDLEIGDFSRERMNATEQELREERDAVEHLLG, encoded by the coding sequence ATGAAAGACCCCGTCCGTATAGCCATTACCGGTGCCGCAGGTCAGATCAGCTATTCCCTGGCGTTCCGCATCGCGTCCGGCGACATGCTGGGCAAGGACCAGCCGGTCATCCTGCAGCTGCTCGAGATCCCGCCGGCCATGGACGCCCTCAATGGCGTGGTGATGGAGCTCAACGACTGTGCCTTCCCGCTGGTGCAGGACATCGTTGCCTCCGACGATCCCAATGTCGCCTTCAAGGATGCCGATTTTGCCCTGCTGGTCGGTGCCCGTCCGCGCGGTCCAGGCATGGAGCGCAAGGATCTGCTCGAGGCCAATGCGGCCATCTTCTCCGTGCAGGGCAAGGCGCTGAACGACCATGCCAGCCGCGATGTGCGTGTACTGGTGGTGGGCAACCCGGCCAACACCAATGCCCTGATCGCCTCCTGCAACGCGCCCGACCTGGACGCCGGCCAGTTCACGGCAATGATGCGCCTGGACCACAACCGCGCCAAGACCCAGCTGGCCCAGAAAGTCGGCAAGCATGTCACCGATGTCGAGTCGATGATCGTCTGGGGCAACCACAGTGCCACCCAGTATCCGGATCTGGCGCATTGCAAGGTGGATGGCAAGCCGGCGCTCGAACTGGTCGACCAGGCCTGGTACGAGAACGACTTCATCCCCACCGTGCAGCAGCGCGGCGCCGCCATCATCAAGGCGCGCGGTGCATCTTCCGCCGCTTCCGCAGCCTCCGCGGCGATCGATCACATGCGTGACTGGGCGCTGGGCAGCGACGGCATCGTCAGCATGGGAATCCCCGCCGATGGCAGCTACGGCATCGAGCCGGGCATCATGTATTCCTACCCGGTCGTCTGCAAGAACGGCCAGTACGAGATCGTCCAGGACCTGGAGATCGGCGACTTCAGCCGCGAGCGCATGAACGCCACCGAGCAGGAGCTGCGTGAGGAGCGGGATGCCGTCGAGCATCTGCTTGGCTAA
- a CDS encoding RNA pyrophosphohydrolase, with amino-acid sequence MIDADGFRPNVGIIITNDRGQLLWARRVGQNAWQFPQGGIKSNETPQQALFRELHEEIGLTADDVEVLGCTRGWLRYRLPRRMVRTHCRPVCIGQKQKWFLLRIRCRDNRICMDSGPAKPEFDGWRWVSYWYPLGQVVPFKREVYRRALRELSPRAQRLALERS; translated from the coding sequence GTGATCGACGCAGACGGCTTTCGCCCCAACGTTGGAATCATCATTACCAACGACCGAGGGCAGCTGCTATGGGCGCGTCGGGTTGGGCAGAATGCGTGGCAGTTTCCCCAGGGAGGCATCAAGTCGAACGAGACACCGCAACAGGCTCTGTTTCGCGAGTTGCACGAGGAAATCGGCCTCACGGCCGACGACGTCGAGGTGCTTGGCTGTACCCGGGGATGGCTTCGCTATCGCTTGCCGCGACGCATGGTGCGAACACACTGCCGGCCGGTGTGCATCGGACAGAAGCAAAAGTGGTTCCTGCTGCGGATCCGCTGTCGGGATAACCGGATCTGCATGGATAGCGGTCCGGCCAAGCCAGAGTTCGATGGCTGGCGCTGGGTCAGCTACTGGTATCCCCTGGGGCAGGTCGTGCCCTTCAAGCGCGAGGTCTATCGTCGTGCATTGCGCGAGCTGTCGCCCAGAGCGCAGCGCCTGGCTCTCGAACGCAGCTGA
- a CDS encoding histidinol-phosphatase, translated as MSLAIFDLDNTLLSIDSDHAWGEFLLEQGAVDPVAYKQANDRFMADYEAGTLDMHAFLEVALKPLADNTPEQLAAWHQQFMASKIEPSILPRGEELVARHRTRGDTLLIITATNRFITGPIAKRLGIDDLIAVEPEMIDGRYTGRVSGIPSYREGKVERLDAWLADREETLDDAWFYSDSHNDLPLLEKVDHPVAVDPDATLRETAEARGWRIISLRD; from the coding sequence GTGAGCCTCGCCATCTTCGACCTGGACAACACCTTGCTCTCGATCGACAGCGACCATGCCTGGGGCGAGTTCCTGCTCGAACAGGGCGCCGTGGACCCGGTCGCCTACAAACAGGCCAACGACCGCTTCATGGCCGACTACGAGGCCGGCACCCTCGACATGCACGCCTTCCTGGAAGTGGCCCTCAAGCCGCTGGCCGACAACACGCCGGAACAATTGGCGGCCTGGCACCAGCAATTCATGGCCAGCAAGATCGAGCCCAGCATCCTGCCCCGCGGCGAGGAACTGGTGGCCCGCCACCGGACACGTGGCGACACCCTGTTGATCATTACCGCCACCAATCGTTTCATCACCGGCCCGATCGCCAAGCGACTGGGGATCGACGACTTGATCGCCGTGGAGCCCGAGATGATCGACGGCCGCTATACCGGTCGGGTCAGCGGGATCCCGAGCTACCGGGAAGGCAAGGTCGAGCGCCTCGACGCATGGCTGGCGGATCGCGAGGAAACCCTGGACGACGCCTGGTTCTACAGCGACTCCCACAACGACCTGCCGCTGCTGGAAAAGGTCGACCACCCCGTGGCCGTGGACCCGGACGCGACCCTGCGCGAGACCGCCGAAGCGCGCGGCTGGCGAATCATCAGCCTGCGAGACTGA
- the ptsP gene encoding phosphoenolpyruvate--protein phosphotransferase has translation MLEVLRRIILEVNGARNLDAALSTMVRRIRKAMRTDVCSFYLFDADLDRLVLMETIGLRTQAVGQVTLPVGEGLVGLVAKREEPLNLEDAQSHAHFRYFEATGEERYSSFLGVPIIHQRRMLGVLVVQQSEKRRYDEADEAFLVTMAAQLAGVLAHALATGSLSRPTLPGGQATFTGVAASPGMAIGEAVVIAPPADLNSVPDLIPTDVDYEIERLKEAIGKVRDEIRSAGERLANRISSQELALFDVYQQMLGEAALSQEVVKRIREGQWAPGALADVVRRHVQYLERVDDDYLRERAADVRDLGRRVLAHLQEGTSATPDVYPENTVLVGDEISVAMLGEVPRDRLAGLVSVRGSSTSHVAIVARAMGIPTVLGMVDLPLPRLNGARVVLDGHRGRLFVRPSEELESRYQSMIDEEQALSEVLEHEQDQPSRTPDGHDMPLMVNTGLAVDAVASLKARIGGVGLYRTEVPFMITERFPGEQEQTRLYREQLEGFAPLPVVMRTLDIGGDKDLPYFPIDEANPFLGWRGIRVTLDHPEVLMVQLRAMLRASQGLDNLQVLLPMVTNVSEVDDALRLLERAISELGEEGVSVARPRVGVMIEVPATLYQLEALARRVDFFSVGSNDLTQYLLAVDRNNPRVAELYDACHPAVLSALSRLAVESRELGVPASVCGELAGDPAGALLLMGMGFEALSMNAPSLPKVRAAVRRVSLEAAQQLVEDTLLLDCPLAVRRHLDDRMGEWQLGHLLPPKD, from the coding sequence ATGCTCGAGGTGTTGCGCCGCATCATCCTTGAGGTCAATGGGGCTCGCAACCTGGACGCGGCCCTGTCGACCATGGTGCGCCGTATCCGCAAGGCCATGCGTACCGACGTGTGTTCCTTCTACCTCTTCGACGCCGACCTCGATCGGCTGGTGCTGATGGAAACCATCGGCCTGCGCACCCAGGCAGTGGGTCAGGTGACCTTGCCGGTGGGCGAGGGCTTGGTGGGGCTCGTGGCCAAGCGCGAGGAGCCGTTGAATCTCGAGGATGCCCAATCCCACGCCCATTTCCGCTATTTCGAGGCCACCGGCGAGGAGCGCTATTCGAGCTTTCTCGGTGTCCCGATCATTCATCAACGGCGCATGCTGGGCGTGCTGGTCGTGCAGCAATCCGAGAAGCGCCGCTACGACGAGGCCGATGAAGCCTTCCTGGTCACCATGGCGGCTCAGCTTGCCGGCGTGCTGGCCCATGCCCTGGCCACCGGCAGCCTGAGTCGACCGACCCTGCCGGGCGGGCAGGCGACCTTTACCGGGGTGGCGGCCTCGCCGGGCATGGCTATCGGTGAAGCCGTGGTGATCGCGCCACCGGCGGATCTCAATAGCGTGCCGGATCTGATCCCCACCGATGTGGACTACGAGATCGAGCGCCTGAAGGAAGCCATCGGCAAGGTCCGCGACGAGATTCGCTCTGCCGGGGAGCGACTGGCCAATCGCATTTCCTCCCAGGAGCTGGCGCTGTTCGATGTCTATCAGCAGATGCTTGGCGAGGCGGCGCTTTCCCAGGAGGTGGTCAAGCGGATTCGCGAGGGGCAATGGGCCCCGGGGGCGCTGGCCGATGTGGTGCGGCGTCATGTCCAGTACCTGGAACGCGTGGATGACGATTACCTGCGCGAGCGGGCCGCCGACGTTCGTGACCTCGGGCGCCGCGTGCTGGCGCACCTGCAGGAGGGCACCAGCGCGACGCCGGATGTCTACCCCGAGAACACTGTCCTGGTCGGCGACGAGATCAGTGTCGCCATGCTCGGCGAGGTGCCGCGGGATCGGCTGGCCGGCCTGGTGTCGGTACGTGGCTCGAGCACTTCCCATGTGGCCATCGTGGCGCGCGCCATGGGAATTCCCACGGTACTGGGCATGGTCGATCTGCCGTTGCCTCGGCTCAATGGTGCCCGAGTGGTACTGGACGGGCATCGTGGTCGCTTGTTCGTGCGTCCCAGCGAGGAGCTGGAAAGCCGCTATCAGAGCATGATCGACGAGGAGCAGGCGCTGTCCGAAGTGCTCGAGCATGAGCAGGATCAGCCGAGCCGCACGCCCGATGGGCATGACATGCCGCTGATGGTCAACACCGGCCTGGCGGTGGATGCGGTGGCGTCGCTGAAGGCTCGCATCGGTGGCGTGGGGCTGTACCGTACCGAAGTGCCCTTCATGATCACCGAGCGTTTCCCGGGGGAACAGGAGCAGACGCGGCTGTACCGCGAGCAGCTCGAGGGATTCGCACCCCTGCCGGTGGTGATGAGGACGCTGGATATCGGCGGCGACAAGGACCTGCCCTATTTCCCCATCGATGAGGCCAACCCCTTCCTGGGATGGCGGGGCATCCGGGTGACCCTGGATCATCCGGAAGTCCTGATGGTGCAGTTGCGGGCGATGTTGCGTGCCTCCCAGGGGCTCGACAATCTCCAGGTCCTGTTGCCGATGGTGACCAATGTCAGCGAGGTCGACGACGCCTTGCGGTTACTGGAGCGCGCCATCAGCGAACTCGGCGAGGAGGGCGTGTCGGTGGCCAGGCCCAGGGTCGGCGTGATGATCGAGGTGCCGGCCACGCTCTATCAGCTCGAAGCACTGGCCAGACGCGTCGACTTCTTCTCGGTGGGCAGCAACGACCTGACCCAGTACCTGCTGGCGGTCGATCGCAACAACCCACGGGTGGCGGAGCTCTATGATGCTTGCCACCCTGCCGTGCTGTCCGCCCTGTCGCGGCTGGCGGTGGAGTCCCGGGAGCTAGGGGTGCCGGCGTCGGTGTGCGGTGAGCTGGCCGGTGATCCGGCGGGCGCGCTGCTGCTGATGGGCATGGGCTTCGAGGCGCTTTCGATGAACGCGCCCAGCCTGCCCAAGGTGAGAGCCGCCGTCAGGCGGGTGTCTCTGGAGGCGGCGCAGCAGCTGGTCGAGGACACCCTGCTCCTGGACTGCCCCCTGGCGGTGCGTCGTCATCTGGACGACCGCATGGGAGAGTGGCAACTGGGTCACCTGCTGCCGCCGAAAGATTGA
- a CDS encoding efflux RND transporter permease subunit: protein MRTLISAALDRSRTTLLLLIALLLAGLGAWQAIPKEANPDIPIPIIYVSMTLEGVSPEDAERLLVRPMEQELRSIEGLSKLTAQAGEGHASLNLEFDAGFDPAQALTDVREQVDIAKADLPDEAEEPRVVEVNVGLFPVLSIGLSGPIEESRRVAVARRLKEEIEGIPEVLEVDIGGDRENLLEIVVDPLVLDSYGVDFETLFNRVSRNNRLVAAGSLDTGAGRLALKVPGVIEKLEDVMKMPVKVDGDRVVTFGDVGWIHPTFKDPQGFARIDGQPALVLEVAKRAGANIIATIESVNELFDEADGLLPEGLKVTTIMDQSEMVESLLSELLNNVLTAVVLVLIVILAAMGLRPALMVGLTIPGAFLTGILLIWAIGFTLNMVVLFALILVAGMLVDGAIVVSELADRHLRQGQAPHDAWINAASRMSWPVIASTATTLAVFVPLLFWPGVVGEFMKYLPATVILCLLASLAMALVFLPTLGGVFGARSGRALSDTELITYGGRLYRTLLARLLTRPGLTLLVALLLMALTYTAYARFNHGVEFFPSVEPDSAQILVHSRGDFSARENDAIVQRVEARLTDMSEIQALYARSFATGNQQLGADVIGVLQFQLTDWHERRPASDILADMAERTADIPGIELEFREQEQGPAAGKPIVLEVGATTTEQAERAVASLRRTMNELGGFRDIEDDRSLPGVEWRVRVDREAAARFGTDVTTIGSAVQLLTNGLQVASYRPAGVDDEVDIRVRLPEDSRTLDQLDRLTLNTSRGQVPISNFVSIEPAPKVSTLHRIDGRRAITLEADVTEGESPDERLRALTDAMEELPDGVSVQVAGEQEDQQEAMTFLMTAFLVAVCLMALILVTQFNSLYQTLLVLSAIIFSTAGVLLGLLVNGQPFGIVMVGMGIIALAGIVVNNNIVLIDTFNQLRAEGLSPSEAALQAGGLRLRPVLLTAVTTVLGLMPMVLEINVDLFAPRLGLGAPSTQWWGQLSSAIAGGLTFATGLTLLLTPCMLVLGPGKRTNRKP from the coding sequence ATGCGCACTCTGATCTCGGCCGCCCTGGACCGCTCGCGGACCACCCTGCTGCTGCTGATCGCCCTGTTGCTGGCGGGGCTGGGCGCCTGGCAGGCGATCCCCAAGGAAGCCAATCCGGACATTCCCATTCCGATCATCTACGTCTCGATGACACTGGAAGGCGTCAGCCCGGAAGACGCCGAACGTCTGCTGGTCCGCCCCATGGAGCAGGAACTGCGCAGCATCGAGGGCCTGAGCAAGCTGACCGCCCAGGCCGGAGAAGGTCACGCCTCCCTGAACCTGGAATTCGACGCCGGCTTCGATCCCGCCCAGGCCCTCACCGACGTGCGCGAGCAAGTCGACATCGCCAAGGCCGACCTGCCCGACGAGGCCGAGGAACCCCGGGTCGTCGAGGTCAACGTCGGGCTCTTCCCGGTGCTCTCCATCGGCCTGTCAGGGCCCATCGAGGAAAGCCGTCGCGTGGCCGTGGCACGCCGACTGAAGGAAGAGATCGAAGGCATTCCCGAGGTCCTCGAGGTCGACATCGGCGGCGACCGGGAAAACCTGCTGGAAATCGTCGTCGACCCGCTGGTGCTGGACAGCTATGGCGTCGATTTCGAGACCCTGTTCAACCGCGTGAGTCGCAACAACCGGCTCGTGGCGGCGGGCAGCCTGGATACCGGCGCCGGTCGCCTGGCGCTCAAGGTGCCCGGCGTGATCGAAAAGCTCGAGGACGTGATGAAGATGCCGGTCAAGGTCGACGGCGACCGGGTGGTGACCTTCGGCGATGTCGGCTGGATTCACCCCACCTTCAAGGATCCTCAGGGCTTCGCCCGCATCGACGGCCAACCGGCCCTGGTGCTGGAGGTCGCCAAGCGTGCCGGCGCCAACATCATCGCCACCATCGAATCGGTGAACGAGCTGTTCGACGAGGCCGACGGCCTGCTGCCGGAGGGCCTCAAGGTCACCACCATCATGGACCAGTCCGAGATGGTCGAGTCGTTGCTGTCGGAACTGCTCAACAACGTCCTCACCGCAGTGGTGCTGGTGCTGATCGTCATTCTCGCCGCCATGGGGCTGCGCCCTGCCCTGATGGTGGGGCTGACCATCCCCGGCGCCTTTCTCACCGGCATTCTGTTGATCTGGGCGATCGGCTTCACCCTCAACATGGTGGTGCTGTTCGCCCTGATCCTGGTCGCCGGCATGCTGGTCGACGGTGCCATCGTCGTCAGCGAGCTGGCCGACCGTCACCTGCGTCAGGGCCAGGCGCCCCATGACGCCTGGATCAATGCCGCCAGCCGCATGAGCTGGCCGGTCATCGCCTCCACGGCCACGACCCTGGCGGTCTTCGTCCCCTTGCTGTTCTGGCCCGGCGTGGTGGGCGAGTTCATGAAATACCTGCCGGCCACGGTCATTCTCTGCCTGCTGGCCTCCCTGGCCATGGCCCTGGTCTTCCTGCCTACCCTGGGCGGCGTGTTCGGCGCCCGCAGCGGCCGGGCCTTGAGCGATACCGAGCTGATCACTTACGGCGGTCGCCTGTATCGCACCCTGCTGGCCCGGCTACTGACCCGGCCAGGCCTTACCCTGCTGGTCGCCCTGTTGTTGATGGCACTGACCTACACCGCCTACGCCCGCTTCAATCACGGCGTGGAATTCTTCCCCAGCGTGGAGCCCGACAGCGCCCAGATCCTCGTTCATTCCCGGGGCGACTTCTCCGCCCGGGAGAACGACGCCATCGTCCAACGGGTCGAGGCACGTCTCACCGACATGAGCGAGATCCAGGCCCTCTATGCCCGCTCCTTCGCCACCGGCAATCAGCAGCTCGGCGCCGATGTCATCGGCGTCCTGCAGTTCCAGTTGACCGACTGGCACGAACGACGGCCTGCCAGTGACATCCTCGCCGACATGGCCGAGCGCACGGCCGATATCCCGGGGATCGAGCTGGAATTCCGCGAACAGGAGCAAGGACCGGCCGCCGGCAAGCCCATCGTGCTGGAGGTCGGGGCCACCACGACCGAGCAGGCCGAACGCGCCGTGGCATCGCTGCGCCGGACCATGAACGAACTCGGCGGCTTCCGCGACATCGAGGACGACCGCAGCCTGCCCGGCGTGGAGTGGCGTGTCAGGGTCGATCGCGAAGCCGCCGCGCGCTTCGGCACCGATGTGACCACCATCGGCAGCGCCGTGCAATTGCTCACCAACGGCCTGCAGGTGGCCAGTTATCGCCCCGCCGGGGTCGATGACGAGGTCGATATTCGCGTCCGCCTGCCGGAGGATTCACGCACCCTGGATCAACTCGACCGACTGACGCTGAACACATCGCGCGGCCAGGTACCGATCTCGAACTTCGTCAGCATCGAGCCGGCCCCCAAGGTCAGTACCCTGCACCGCATCGATGGCCGTCGCGCCATCACCCTGGAAGCCGACGTCACGGAGGGCGAAAGCCCCGACGAGCGCCTTCGCGCCCTGACCGACGCCATGGAGGAACTGCCCGACGGCGTCAGCGTCCAGGTCGCCGGAGAGCAGGAAGATCAGCAGGAAGCCATGACGTTCCTGATGACCGCCTTTCTGGTCGCCGTCTGCCTGATGGCACTGATCCTGGTCACGCAGTTCAACAGCCTCTACCAGACGCTGCTGGTGCTCTCGGCCATCATCTTCTCCACCGCCGGCGTGCTGCTCGGCCTGCTGGTCAATGGACAGCCCTTCGGCATTGTCATGGTGGGGATGGGCATCATCGCCCTGGCCGGCATCGTGGTGAACAACAACATCGTGCTGATCGACACCTTCAACCAATTGCGGGCCGAGGGCCTGTCGCCGAGCGAGGCCGCACTCCAGGCGGGCGGACTGCGCCTGCGACCGGTATTGCTCACCGCCGTGACCACGGTACTCGGCCTGATGCCGATGGTGCTCGAGATCAACGTCGACCTCTTTGCCCCCCGGCTCGGCCTCGGTGCCCCCTCGACCCAATGGTGGGGCCAGCTCTCCAGCGCCATCGCCGGCGGCCTGACCTTCGCCACAGGACTGACGCTACTGCTGACGCCCTGCATGCTGGTGCTCGGACCAGGCAAGAGAACGAACCGTAAACCGTAA